A single genomic interval of Sebastes umbrosus isolate fSebUmb1 chromosome 9, fSebUmb1.pri, whole genome shotgun sequence harbors:
- the LOC119494060 gene encoding C-X-C motif chemokine 10-like, translated as MSNIMKVFLLLAVIVCISEAQRDDMSGEQCLCRRFRNRINGRNSVKDIQVYPATIFCDKVEIVVTANSGLRYCLNPKLKTVQKLMASIINNRKPKTSTTARPTEVTSASGSTDTARF; from the exons ATGTCCAACATCATGAAAGTGTTTCTGCTCCTGGCTGTCATCGTCTGCATCTCTGAAGCCCAAc GCGACGATATGTCAGGAGAGCAGTGTCTCTGTCGACGTTTCAGGAATAGAATCAACGGGAGGAATAGCGTAAAGGACATCCAGGTCTACCCAGCAACCATCTTCTGTGACAAAGTGGAGATTGT TGTCACTGCCAACAGCGGCCTTCGCTATTGCCTGAACCCCAAGCTGAAGACGGTGCAGAAACTCATGGCTTCCATCAT AAACAACA GAAAACCTAAAACCTCTACTACAGCCAGACCAACTGAGGTCACTTCCGCCTCAGGCAGCACCGACACAGCTCGCTTCTGA